A DNA window from Mucilaginibacter xinganensis contains the following coding sequences:
- a CDS encoding glycosyltransferase family 2 protein produces MKIEKLSIIIPAYNEGNTIHLILDKIKAVKLIDNIRKEVIIVNDFSTDHTEQAVQTYQQNNPDLPISYFKHEHNKGKGAALHTGISKATGEYLIIQDADLEYDPEEYNDLLKPVCSGFADVVYGSRFMGSNPHRILFFWHTIGNRWLTFASNMFSNLNLTDMETCYKLFDTTLIQSIKLTEQRFGFEPEVTQKIARVPKIRIYEVGISYYGRTYEDGKKIGWKDGVRAIYCILKYGLFKM; encoded by the coding sequence ATGAAGATAGAGAAATTATCAATTATAATCCCTGCTTACAACGAAGGTAATACGATCCATTTAATTTTAGATAAGATTAAGGCAGTTAAGCTGATTGATAATATCCGAAAGGAAGTGATCATTGTAAATGATTTCTCGACCGATCATACAGAACAGGCTGTTCAAACCTATCAGCAAAACAATCCTGATCTACCAATAAGTTATTTTAAGCACGAACATAATAAAGGTAAAGGAGCTGCGCTTCATACCGGCATCTCAAAAGCAACAGGCGAATACCTTATTATCCAGGACGCCGATTTGGAATATGACCCGGAGGAATACAATGACCTGCTGAAACCAGTTTGTTCCGGCTTTGCAGACGTGGTTTATGGCTCAAGGTTTATGGGGAGCAACCCGCACAGGATATTATTTTTTTGGCATACGATAGGCAACCGCTGGCTTACTTTCGCATCAAACATGTTCAGTAACCTGAACCTTACTGATATGGAAACCTGTTACAAGTTATTTGATACCACGCTGATCCAATCCATCAAGCTAACCGAACAACGGTTTGGCTTTGAACCAGAGGTTACACAGAAAATTGCACGCGTACCAAAAATCCGGATCTACGAAGTTGGAATCTCTTATTATGGCCGTACTTATGAAGATGGAAAAAAAATAGGGTGGAAGGACGGAGTTAGGGCGATTTATTGTATTCTTAAGTACGGGTTGTTTAAGATGTAG
- the topA gene encoding type I DNA topoisomerase, which translates to MAKNLLIVESPAKAKTIEGYLGKDFTVKSSYGHIRDLVKSDDAIDIANNFKQNYEVPADKKQVVSELKKLAKEADMVWLASDEDREGEAISWHLFETLGLKDATTKRIVFHEITKPAILKAIETPRKIDYNLVNAQQARRVLDRLVGFELSPVLWKKVKPSLSAGRVQSVAVRLIVDREREINKFKSEAAFKIVAIFGKGKEAFKAELPERFPKQEDAEKFLQDCLGADFDIKSLETRPAKRSPAAPFTTSTLQQEASRKLGYSVSRTMQVAQKLYEAGHITYMRTDSVNLSDTALNAAADEIVSAYGDKYHQHRKYKTKSASAQEAHEAIRPTYFSKHTIQGDSGEMRLYELIWKRAIASQMSEAQFEKTTAKISISTRNQDLVANGEVMKFDGFLKVYLESSDDDEDNVQDGENAMLPPLTKGQRLALQEMSATERFSRPPARYTEASLVKKLEELGIGRPSTYAPTISTVQNRGYVVKEERDGKQRAFRVLTLKGDQITKEEKIENTGAERGKLFPTDIGAVVNDFLVQHFTDIVDFNFTASVEKQFDEIAQGLKEWTDMLHSFYTPFHKEVENTTQTATKATGERELGVHPESGQKISVRIGRYGPFVQVGENATDEDKDYKPLYASLRTGQSIETITIEEALELFKLPKKAGIFEDKDMTVAIGKFGPYIRHNGLFVSLPKGIDPLDVTEEQAIELILEKRKKDAEKLIRAFDEDPAMKVLNGRWGAYIEFGKLNVKIPKDKDPLTLTYDECKALADAAPKDVKKGRFGKTAAASPATKKAPAKKKAVAKKK; encoded by the coding sequence ATGGCTAAAAATTTACTCATTGTAGAATCTCCGGCGAAAGCCAAAACCATCGAGGGATACCTTGGCAAAGACTTTACTGTTAAGTCGAGTTACGGGCATATCCGCGATCTGGTTAAATCTGATGATGCCATTGACATTGCTAATAACTTTAAACAAAATTATGAAGTACCTGCAGATAAAAAGCAGGTAGTTAGCGAATTAAAGAAATTAGCTAAAGAAGCAGATATGGTATGGCTTGCATCGGACGAGGACCGTGAGGGGGAAGCTATATCATGGCACTTGTTCGAGACTTTAGGGTTAAAAGATGCCACAACAAAGCGCATAGTTTTTCATGAGATAACTAAACCTGCTATTCTTAAGGCAATTGAAACGCCGCGAAAAATAGATTATAATTTAGTAAACGCACAACAGGCCCGTCGCGTGCTTGACAGATTAGTGGGTTTTGAACTCTCTCCTGTTCTTTGGAAAAAGGTAAAACCATCCCTTTCTGCAGGCCGGGTACAGTCGGTGGCTGTAAGGCTAATCGTTGACCGTGAACGCGAGATCAACAAATTCAAATCAGAGGCTGCATTTAAAATAGTAGCAATTTTTGGTAAAGGTAAAGAAGCTTTTAAAGCCGAATTGCCGGAGCGCTTCCCCAAACAGGAAGACGCTGAAAAGTTTTTGCAGGATTGCCTTGGTGCAGATTTCGACATAAAGTCGCTGGAAACGCGCCCGGCCAAAAGATCTCCTGCTGCTCCTTTTACTACGTCAACGCTGCAACAGGAAGCCAGCCGAAAACTGGGGTATTCTGTTTCACGTACCATGCAGGTTGCGCAAAAGCTTTATGAGGCGGGACATATTACCTATATGCGTACAGATTCGGTTAATTTATCTGATACCGCATTAAATGCTGCGGCAGACGAAATTGTATCGGCTTACGGAGATAAATACCACCAGCACAGGAAATATAAGACAAAGAGTGCGAGCGCGCAGGAAGCTCACGAAGCCATAAGGCCAACTTATTTTAGCAAGCACACGATACAGGGCGATTCCGGAGAGATGCGTTTATACGAACTGATCTGGAAACGCGCTATAGCATCACAAATGAGTGAGGCACAGTTTGAGAAAACCACTGCAAAGATCAGTATATCAACCCGTAATCAAGACCTGGTAGCGAATGGCGAGGTGATGAAATTTGATGGTTTCCTTAAAGTTTATCTCGAATCCAGTGATGACGATGAGGATAACGTGCAGGATGGCGAAAACGCAATGCTGCCTCCGCTTACAAAAGGGCAGCGGTTGGCGTTGCAGGAAATGTCAGCAACTGAACGTTTTTCCCGTCCGCCTGCCAGATATACCGAGGCTAGTTTGGTTAAAAAACTGGAAGAGCTGGGTATCGGACGCCCGTCAACCTACGCTCCTACTATTTCGACCGTTCAAAATCGCGGATATGTTGTAAAGGAAGAACGCGATGGAAAACAAAGAGCGTTTCGGGTTTTGACACTAAAAGGCGATCAGATAACGAAAGAAGAAAAGATTGAAAATACCGGTGCAGAGCGCGGAAAACTTTTCCCAACGGATATAGGCGCGGTAGTGAACGATTTCCTGGTTCAGCATTTCACAGATATTGTTGACTTTAACTTTACGGCGAGTGTTGAAAAGCAGTTTGACGAAATAGCCCAGGGCTTGAAAGAGTGGACAGATATGCTCCACAGCTTTTACACGCCATTTCATAAGGAAGTGGAGAACACTACCCAAACCGCCACTAAGGCAACCGGCGAACGGGAGTTGGGTGTTCATCCGGAAAGCGGCCAAAAGATCTCGGTAAGGATCGGTCGTTACGGTCCATTTGTACAGGTTGGTGAAAATGCCACCGACGAGGATAAAGATTACAAACCGCTTTATGCCAGTCTGCGTACCGGACAGAGCATAGAAACCATTACCATTGAAGAAGCACTTGAACTTTTCAAGCTGCCTAAAAAAGCAGGAATATTTGAAGATAAGGACATGACTGTTGCTATCGGCAAGTTTGGGCCATATATAAGGCATAACGGTTTATTTGTATCGTTACCAAAAGGGATTGATCCGCTTGATGTTACCGAAGAGCAGGCGATTGAACTTATTCTGGAGAAACGTAAAAAAGATGCTGAAAAACTTATCAGGGCATTTGATGAAGATCCTGCGATGAAAGTTTTGAACGGGCGGTGGGGAGCGTATATTGAATTTGGAAAACTTAACGTAAAAATCCCGAAAGATAAAGACCCCTTAACACTTACATACGATGAATGCAAAGCCCTGGCAGACGCTGCGCCAAAAGATGTAAAAAAAGGAAGGTTTGGTAAAACTGCAGCTGCAAGCCCGGCAACTAAAAAGGCCCCTGCTAAGAAAAAGGCTGTAGCAAAAAAGAAATAG
- a CDS encoding alpha-2-macroglobulin family protein, which yields MDTFYSLFRTRKGLISLGIFLALAISVVFIIFRHRQKPAVDPEFSKYIESYTTGIISKGSTIKIRLASEVQVSHEQNAPLSDNIFSFSPSIKGKAYWIDARTVEFRPEGKLDPDKNYTGDFKLKKIVDVDGRFSDFKFSFQTTKPDYTVTFTGLQTATNTAIDKMKLGGVIQTADNEDPADIEKIISANFVNPVSVVWQHNPVTKTHHFTINQLNRGNGITNKLTINWDGEALHVDKKGSQSFDIPAIGDFRVLNISAVQDNDQYILVQFSDNIMVGQELNGLVGMSNVTDAAYTIEGSMVKVYAPERLQGNYSVFVNEGVENISHKKITKAYTANVFFENRLPAVTIPGKGVILPDSGKLMMPFEATNLNAVDVSIVKIYENNVPQYFQNNGFDGGEELRHVGKPVVQKTIRLDEDKSLNLSKKNRFMLDIDQLLRTEPGAIYRVIIGFRKDYSIYNCKAGSPVLKNEGDDEGYGYEGNGSFGTNSGSISDEDDDFWSRYDNFYPDGYNWQERNDPCTNSYFSKDRWAVRNIIASNIGLIAKRGSDNGMLVAVTNILTTKPMSGVELELLDYQKQVILKTTSDGDGLAKFDMKRKPYLLVAKNGKERGYLKLDDGSSLPLSRFNVGGEQIQSGLKGFIYGERGVWRPGDSIFMSFILEDKLKTLPADLPVQFELYDVNGKLYRRLTQTKSLDGFYSFHTATEASSPTGNWSAKVKVGGAVFEKNVKVETIMPNRLKIGLTFGSAKELTKGGDVTGNLTAQWLFGGTAQSLKAKVDAFLSPKSTAFKGYEDYVFDDPTLAFTTQTQTIFDGRLDETGKASVNTNINIEKQAPGQLTANFLVKVFEPGGNFSIQSLSMPYNVYPGYVGIKTEKGSDLSGMLVTDKDHDIDIADVDVNGKPFEGTRNVELELYKIQWRWWWDETGNSLSNFTQDKYNKLIKTAAVKVVNGHGKWNLRINQADWGRYLIRVKDPETGHSTGKILYVDWSNWSERLQQTNPTEAAMLSFTSDKNSYKVGEDATLTIPTMSDGRALVSFETGSKVLKTAWIDTKKGQTRYTFKIDKTMAPNIFVNVTLLQRHSQTVNDLPIRMYGAIPLSVDNPETILKPVISMADKIRPETKSSITVSEASGKEMTYTVAIVDEGLLDITNYKTPDPHETFYAREALGVKTWDLFDYIIGAFGGGLERILSIGGDGSGGANHNVSVNRFKPVVKFLGPFHLDAGDKQTHTFTLPQYIGSVKAMVIAGHNGSYGHAEKVVAVKKPLMILATLPRVLGPSEKIQLPVTVFAMENNIKTVNVQVQSNAFSNLGGNNQKSITFAKPGDQLVTFDLSVKDFVGVGKVRIIAKSGGETAVYDVELNIRNPNPPVTRIQEKELKPGESWNAPYTAIGINGTNKATLETASIPPLNLTKRLGYLIEYPYGCVEQTTSSAFPQLYLDQLLDLTARQKAESERNIKATINRLNGFQVSNGGLSYWPGVGEADDWGTNYAGHFMLAAQAKGYSLPLGFIDQWKKYQKQKALTWAPDSRSFYGADLVQAYRLYLLALARSPELGAMNRLREFKYLSIEAKWRLAAAYKLAGQPEIGLQMIVGLPLVIKPYNSMYGTYGSDLRDEAMILETLTLLGQQQKAAGLLRTVANKLSQDDWYSTQTTAYSLIAIAQYCGEHKSSAKLSFSYQAGNLKSNVSSQSYLWQLPIDAKGGNVSLKNTGTNKLYIRLIQQGQPSSGEDVQTRINPDVLQMRIAYTTLGGKQLDPASLKQGTDFVAQVIIKNTGKRGRYDNLALTQIFPSGWEILNTRMMNGAEAFPSSPSDYRDIRDDRVNTYFSLPEGKEVTYYVMLNAAYAGKYYLPATYCEAMYNNAITALIKGQWVEVIR from the coding sequence ATGGATACTTTCTATAGCCTTTTCCGTACCCGAAAAGGATTAATCAGCCTCGGTATTTTTCTAGCACTGGCAATTTCGGTCGTCTTTATTATTTTCCGTCACCGCCAAAAACCGGCTGTTGACCCTGAATTCAGTAAATACATTGAATCATATACTACCGGCATAATATCTAAAGGCAGCACCATCAAAATCAGGCTGGCCAGCGAGGTTCAGGTAAGCCATGAGCAAAATGCACCTTTAAGCGATAATATTTTCAGCTTCTCTCCTTCTATTAAAGGTAAAGCATACTGGATAGATGCCCGCACCGTTGAGTTCAGGCCCGAAGGGAAACTCGATCCGGATAAAAACTACACCGGCGATTTTAAACTAAAAAAGATCGTTGACGTTGACGGAAGGTTTTCAGATTTTAAGTTCAGCTTCCAAACTACAAAACCAGACTACACGGTTACATTTACCGGCTTACAGACCGCTACGAATACCGCTATTGATAAAATGAAGCTTGGCGGCGTTATTCAAACTGCTGATAATGAAGATCCTGCTGATATAGAAAAAATCATCAGCGCAAATTTTGTAAATCCTGTCAGTGTAGTATGGCAGCATAACCCTGTCACTAAAACGCACCACTTTACCATCAACCAGTTAAATAGGGGAAATGGCATTACAAATAAACTTACCATAAACTGGGACGGCGAGGCATTGCACGTTGATAAAAAAGGCAGTCAATCTTTTGACATCCCAGCTATTGGCGATTTCAGGGTGCTAAATATTAGTGCAGTGCAGGATAATGACCAATATATACTGGTTCAGTTTTCTGATAATATAATGGTTGGCCAGGAACTAAATGGCCTTGTGGGAATGAGTAATGTAACAGACGCGGCATACACCATTGAAGGCAGCATGGTAAAAGTTTATGCACCGGAGCGCTTACAGGGAAACTATAGCGTATTTGTAAACGAAGGCGTTGAAAATATATCGCACAAAAAGATCACAAAGGCCTATACTGCCAACGTGTTTTTTGAAAACAGGCTACCTGCTGTAACCATCCCTGGCAAGGGAGTGATCCTGCCTGATTCGGGTAAACTGATGATGCCTTTTGAAGCTACCAACCTGAATGCGGTTGATGTGAGTATTGTAAAGATTTATGAAAATAATGTGCCTCAATATTTCCAGAACAACGGATTTGACGGCGGCGAAGAGTTACGGCATGTTGGAAAGCCGGTTGTTCAAAAAACTATCAGGCTTGATGAGGATAAAAGCCTTAATCTGAGCAAGAAGAACCGCTTTATGCTCGATATCGACCAGCTTTTGCGTACAGAACCCGGAGCAATTTATAGGGTAATTATAGGTTTCAGAAAAGATTATTCCATATATAATTGTAAAGCCGGCTCTCCTGTATTAAAAAATGAGGGCGATGATGAAGGCTACGGTTATGAGGGTAACGGAAGCTTTGGTACTAATTCAGGTTCGATAAGCGATGAGGATGATGATTTTTGGTCGAGGTATGATAATTTTTACCCGGATGGCTACAACTGGCAGGAACGTAATGATCCCTGCACCAATTCATACTTCAGCAAAGATCGCTGGGCGGTTAGAAATATTATCGCATCAAATATCGGCTTGATAGCGAAACGAGGCAGCGATAATGGTATGCTTGTAGCGGTAACCAATATCTTAACTACTAAACCAATGAGCGGTGTTGAGCTGGAACTGCTCGATTACCAAAAACAGGTAATATTGAAAACAACATCAGACGGTGATGGCCTTGCCAAATTCGATATGAAGCGCAAGCCTTACTTGCTTGTTGCTAAAAATGGAAAAGAACGGGGCTATTTAAAGCTGGACGATGGCAGTTCACTTCCACTTTCCCGCTTTAATGTGGGTGGCGAGCAGATTCAAAGTGGCTTAAAAGGATTTATATATGGTGAACGCGGCGTTTGGCGACCCGGCGATTCGATATTTATGTCATTCATACTGGAAGATAAACTGAAAACGTTACCGGCAGATCTTCCTGTTCAGTTTGAATTGTATGATGTGAATGGTAAATTGTACCGGCGGCTCACCCAAACAAAATCGCTGGATGGATTCTATAGTTTTCATACCGCCACTGAAGCCTCATCACCAACGGGTAACTGGTCTGCTAAAGTAAAAGTTGGCGGCGCAGTATTTGAAAAAAACGTAAAAGTTGAAACCATAATGCCTAACCGGTTAAAGATCGGTTTAACGTTTGGCAGTGCAAAAGAACTAACAAAAGGCGGTGATGTAACCGGAAACCTGACTGCACAATGGCTGTTTGGCGGAACGGCACAAAGTTTAAAAGCGAAGGTTGACGCTTTTTTATCACCAAAATCAACAGCATTTAAAGGATATGAAGATTATGTTTTTGATGACCCTACCCTTGCCTTCACTACCCAAACCCAAACAATATTTGATGGCAGGCTTGATGAAACCGGTAAAGCGTCAGTAAACACCAATATCAACATTGAAAAACAGGCACCGGGGCAGTTAACTGCCAACTTTTTGGTTAAAGTATTTGAACCGGGCGGGAATTTTAGCATTCAGTCACTGAGTATGCCATACAATGTTTACCCTGGGTATGTGGGGATTAAAACAGAAAAAGGCAGTGATCTTTCAGGAATGCTGGTGACCGACAAAGACCATGATATTGACATTGCCGATGTTGATGTAAATGGCAAACCATTTGAAGGTACCCGCAATGTTGAGCTGGAGCTATATAAGATCCAATGGCGCTGGTGGTGGGATGAAACAGGCAACTCACTAAGTAATTTCACACAGGATAAGTATAACAAACTCATTAAAACGGCAGCAGTAAAGGTGGTTAACGGGCACGGCAAATGGAACCTGCGCATTAACCAGGCCGATTGGGGTCGTTACCTGATCAGGGTTAAAGATCCGGAAACAGGTCACTCAACAGGGAAGATCTTATATGTTGATTGGTCAAACTGGTCAGAACGGTTACAGCAAACCAATCCAACTGAAGCAGCTATGCTGTCTTTTACATCTGACAAAAACAGCTATAAAGTTGGTGAGGATGCCACCCTGACAATCCCAACGATGAGTGATGGCCGCGCTTTGGTAAGCTTTGAAACCGGTAGTAAAGTGCTAAAAACCGCCTGGATAGATACAAAAAAAGGACAAACCCGCTATACTTTCAAAATTGATAAAACTATGGCTCCTAATATTTTTGTGAACGTTACCCTGCTGCAGCGCCATTCGCAAACGGTGAACGATCTGCCAATCCGGATGTATGGCGCTATTCCGCTTTCTGTTGATAATCCCGAAACCATTTTGAAACCTGTTATCAGCATGGCAGATAAGATCAGACCTGAAACGAAATCGTCAATTACTGTTTCAGAAGCATCAGGCAAAGAAATGACCTACACGGTGGCCATAGTTGACGAAGGATTGCTTGATATTACTAACTATAAAACCCCTGATCCACATGAAACTTTCTATGCACGCGAGGCCCTTGGTGTAAAAACATGGGATTTATTCGATTATATAATCGGCGCTTTCGGTGGTGGACTGGAGCGGATCTTAAGTATTGGCGGTGACGGAAGCGGGGGTGCCAACCACAATGTGTCAGTAAACCGTTTTAAACCTGTTGTAAAATTTTTAGGGCCATTTCATTTAGATGCAGGAGATAAGCAAACGCATACATTTACTTTACCCCAGTATATTGGATCTGTAAAGGCAATGGTTATTGCCGGGCATAATGGCAGTTATGGCCATGCGGAGAAAGTGGTGGCTGTTAAAAAGCCTTTGATGATCCTTGCTACCCTGCCGAGGGTTTTAGGCCCGTCAGAGAAAATTCAATTGCCGGTTACCGTTTTTGCAATGGAGAACAATATTAAAACGGTAAATGTTCAGGTACAATCAAATGCCTTTAGCAATCTTGGCGGCAATAATCAAAAGTCCATCACGTTTGCAAAACCGGGTGATCAGTTGGTAACCTTTGATTTAAGTGTCAAAGATTTCGTTGGCGTAGGCAAGGTACGGATCATTGCCAAAAGTGGAGGTGAAACTGCTGTTTATGATGTTGAACTTAATATTCGTAACCCTAACCCACCCGTTACTAGAATCCAGGAAAAGGAGCTTAAGCCCGGCGAAAGCTGGAATGCTCCTTACACGGCTATTGGCATTAATGGTACCAATAAGGCAACTTTGGAAACTGCATCTATCCCGCCTTTAAATCTGACCAAACGACTGGGTTATTTAATAGAATACCCGTATGGCTGCGTTGAACAAACAACTTCATCAGCATTCCCGCAATTGTATCTTGACCAACTGCTTGATTTAACAGCCAGGCAAAAAGCAGAAAGCGAACGAAATATTAAAGCAACCATAAACAGGTTAAACGGGTTCCAGGTAAGTAATGGGGGCTTAAGTTATTGGCCCGGAGTTGGCGAGGCCGATGACTGGGGAACCAATTATGCTGGGCATTTTATGCTGGCGGCGCAGGCAAAAGGGTATAGCCTGCCGCTCGGGTTTATAGACCAATGGAAAAAATATCAAAAACAAAAGGCCTTGACCTGGGCACCTGATTCGAGAAGCTTTTATGGCGCAGATTTGGTGCAGGCCTACCGTTTATACCTGTTAGCGCTCGCCCGCTCACCAGAACTTGGCGCGATGAACAGGCTTAGAGAATTTAAATATTTGAGCATTGAAGCAAAATGGCGGTTGGCGGCAGCTTATAAACTGGCTGGCCAGCCGGAGATAGGTTTGCAAATGATTGTTGGCTTACCGCTAGTAATTAAACCATACAACAGCATGTACGGTACTTATGGCTCCGATTTGCGCGACGAAGCCATGATATTGGAAACCCTAACCCTGCTTGGGCAACAGCAAAAAGCTGCCGGCTTATTACGGACAGTTGCGAACAAATTATCACAGGACGATTGGTACAGCACACAAACCACAGCTTATTCCCTTATTGCTATTGCTCAGTATTGCGGTGAACATAAATCATCGGCAAAGCTGTCCTTTAGTTACCAGGCCGGTAATTTAAAATCCAACGTTAGTTCGCAATCTTACCTATGGCAGTTGCCTATTGATGCCAAGGGCGGTAACGTTTCATTGAAAAACACGGGAACTAATAAATTGTACATCAGGCTTATCCAACAGGGACAACCATCATCTGGCGAAGATGTGCAAACACGCATCAACCCTGATGTTTTACAAATGCGGATTGCCTACACCACCCTTGGCGGTAAACAATTAGACCCGGCCAGCCTGAAACAGGGAACAGACTTTGTAGCACAGGTAATCATTAAGAACACCGGTAAACGCGGCCGTTACGATAACCTGGCGCTTACACAAATCTTTCCATCTGGCTGGGAGATACTGAATACCCGCATGATGAACGGCGCCGAAGCATTCCCATCCTCGCCATCAGATTACAGGGATATAAGGGACGACCGGGTGAATACTTATTTTAGTTTACCGGAAGGCAAAGAAGTAACTTATTATGTTATGTTAAATGCGGCCTATGCTGGCAAATATTATCTGCCAGCGACTTACTGCGAAGCAATGTACAATAATGCAATTACAGCTTTAATAAAAGGGCAATGGGTGGAGGTGATTAGGTAA
- the mnmA gene encoding tRNA 2-thiouridine(34) synthase MnmA, protein MSKHGRILVAMSGGVDSSVAAVMLHEQGYEVIGLTMKTWDYASSGGSSKETGCCSLDSINDARALAVGYGFPHYILDIRSEFGDFVIDNFVDEYLAGRTPNPCVLCNTHIKWEALLKRADKLDCEYIATGHYANIRLQDNGRYVISKGKDENKDQSYVLWGVSQKNLARTKFPLGSFSKPEIRQMAMDMGQIELAGKSESYEICFVPDNDYRAFLRHKVGDLEERVAGGNFVLTDGTIVGKHKGYPFYTIGQRKGLGIALGHPMFVTNIQPETNTVVLGTADELERKQAWVKNLNLVKYETITEPIEAVTKIRYKDAGTQSTIVQMGQHMKVDFHHSVSGIAPGQSAVFYEGNDLLGGGFLM, encoded by the coding sequence ATGAGTAAGCACGGCAGGATCTTAGTGGCGATGAGCGGAGGGGTTGATAGTTCGGTGGCGGCAGTTATGCTGCATGAGCAGGGCTATGAAGTAATTGGTCTCACCATGAAAACCTGGGACTACGCCTCATCCGGCGGAAGTTCAAAAGAAACCGGTTGCTGCAGCCTTGACAGCATTAACGACGCACGCGCACTTGCCGTAGGTTATGGCTTTCCACATTATATATTAGATATAAGAAGTGAGTTCGGTGACTTTGTAATCGACAATTTTGTTGATGAATATCTGGCTGGGCGCACTCCTAACCCATGCGTTTTGTGCAATACTCATATTAAATGGGAGGCGCTGTTAAAACGCGCTGACAAATTGGATTGCGAATATATTGCAACAGGGCACTATGCCAATATTCGTTTACAGGACAATGGCAGGTATGTAATTTCGAAAGGTAAAGATGAGAACAAGGATCAGTCTTATGTCCTTTGGGGCGTATCACAAAAAAATCTCGCCCGTACAAAATTTCCCCTGGGAAGTTTCTCGAAGCCAGAAATCAGGCAAATGGCCATGGATATGGGTCAAATTGAATTAGCCGGAAAAAGCGAGAGCTACGAGATCTGCTTTGTGCCGGATAACGACTATCGGGCCTTTTTAAGACATAAAGTAGGAGACCTTGAAGAAAGAGTTGCCGGTGGTAATTTTGTTTTAACAGATGGCACCATAGTAGGTAAACATAAGGGGTATCCATTTTATACCATAGGCCAGCGCAAAGGTTTGGGCATTGCCCTGGGCCATCCTATGTTTGTAACCAACATTCAGCCAGAAACTAATACCGTGGTATTGGGGACTGCAGATGAACTGGAACGCAAACAGGCATGGGTTAAAAACCTTAACCTGGTTAAATACGAAACCATTACAGAACCGATTGAAGCGGTTACTAAAATAAGATATAAGGATGCGGGCACTCAAAGCACTATCGTGCAAATGGGCCAGCACATGAAGGTTGATTTCCATCATTCTGTATCAGGGATTGCACCTGGCCAGTCTGCGGTTTTTTATGAAGGCAACGATCTGCTTGGCGGCGGATTTTTGATGTAG